The Astyanax mexicanus isolate ESR-SI-001 chromosome 6, AstMex3_surface, whole genome shotgun sequence region aaaCATGAATGTCAAATTATTAGGGAAGTCTGaactaattttaattaaaatgttaattttaacgtctgtttaaaaatgtatctCTACGTCAAATCCACGACTCTTGCTTATAGCAAAAGAGCACATCGCCATATTTATAGCGTTCTATGTCTTGCTATTTTATTTTCATAGCTCATAgtgtatacacacaaacacaaatgcacCTACAATCATACAAAGTTATTGCATACGCATGTACGGTTCTAGGTTGGATACAACATGGTTTAGGATAAAAACACGCAAACGACTAGATCAATCAGATAACATAATACATTGCATATAAAGTACTAAATGGTGACTATGCAGATTCTACAGCAGACTCATTACTTTTAGTTTCAGGGTTCAAACAATGCAATTTGCAGTGTTTTCACTTTTGTGGTAGGGTGGACATTGTTCTGTTTTCCAGGTCCCAACAAATGTAAACTTGCACTTTACTTCTCTTTtttcaacaaaaataataaaattgttaCATTTTAAGCAAActcacatttattttctttcttaggACTTGAATCGccgtgtctatatatatatattttttttctaaagaagTCAAGTTAGATTATAAGGTAATACTTATTTGCTATTATTGTGCTTAGAAATTATATGAAGTCACGGGAACGCACGACGAAAGAAAACATGTATATTAAATATGCACGCCGACCCAGGACACAGGAGCTGCATTAAAAAAGATCACCCCGTATCCACAAGGTACTACTTTAAATAACCATCCACTCAAATACTGCTCTAAATCGAATGACTGAAAAAACGATTTCTATCATTTTCAACAAGCCCAACAGTGGAGTGAGGACGCACACAATCGCTTCCCGTCAAAATGAGAGCATAAAAGACGCATTGCATTGCACAGATCAATACATAACACTTTCTATTGCTAGTCTAACGGTGCATGAATGAAAATGTACCAGAACCTTAGAATAGATAGAGTGTTAAATAGAGTCGAACAATTCATTTTATTACCATCACTCACATATCTGAAAAGCTAATAACCCGTGAAAAAGAGAATATGAATGCATCTCGAAAAATCACCTCAGACATCATGCATCCCAACGCTATTGCTTATTAGCGTTTgaatgtgtttctctgtgtgcgtgtgtgttttgttttttttccctttctcttttcttttctgaaGTCAATATCTTTTTTTTGGCCACTCACACGTCCTTCCGTTCAGACGCACGCACACCGGTGCACCCGCGGGCACGCGCTCCTGCACACCCCCGGGGAGGGAATGTAAACACTGCAGGCTATTGCACGCTCCTTAATACCTCAGTCCTCCGAATACTGCAACATTGCAGACACTCGCAGActatcatttcattttatttttatttgttaactgaCGCCAAAacgcaaataaacacaaacagtcTCGAATTAGGAAATATTGCAGTGATTGGTTTATTAGTTCCAGCACAGGCTCGAATTCAGAAAAGTTGCAAAGTTGCACGCGCCACCAAACTCATTCTTAGTTGTGTTTATTTCTATGTTTAGCTCTTAACTAAAACTTGAACAAAAGTCAAACAACTTCAAATTTAAGTAGAAATCAGTATtgatacattttaaacattttcttcaACATCCTGAAGTTGAAACCAACCATCTCTCATTATCATaacccccccaaaaataaaaattcacgcGGTGCAGTGCACTGGCGTGTGCGAGTCATGATGGCTGATGTGATCTCTGCCTAATGGGGCGCTCAGGAGGGCTGCAGCCAGGAACAAAGCCCAGTACTGACTCTACATTTCAGCCCCCTCCAACTCCTACAAACTGCTGGATCGAGGATAATTAGGCGCCACAATTAAGTAACCTCAACAGTTTAGAGAGCAGGGCCACGTTGGTAAATAAATCCGTCACGACTTGTCGTGTTGAACACGAACATCCATCTGCACGATGGATCTGGACGCATAGGCTCGAGCTGGACGAAGTAGAAAATGCAATTAATTGAGGAAAAATCGGGCGATGTGGTTTAAAGTAGGCTGTGATGTGACCTGATGCGATTATGCTGACAGAATATAGAGTTAATGCATTGTGTGTCTGACTTGCCTTGAGTCCTGTGAATGAGTCCCTTTGGCGTGTAGATCGcatttatattaacattaaagggttaaattagATACTGGTACGGTTTACATTCCCTTCCCATTACCATTACTAGGGCTACTTGATGAGCTCAGGCATAATAAAACACGAGTTTTCaattaaaaaatagtttagtttagtttgtatGCATACACACATAACCCTATATTCCGTAGAGACGCGCAAgattgatattatatatatatatatatatatatatatatatatatatatatatatatatatatatatatatatatatatatatatatatatatatcccgtcAGGCATAGAGAAATAAAATGTGAAAGGCATTGTCGTTGTTGTTGTTGTACGTTTAATTCTTTAATATAGTACGAAATGTAACCAAACATGATTTGGAAAACTAAATTTTACATAACCCTACCAACGCATTTCTCCATAAATACCGATTAGGCCTAGCTCTAACATGAGTTACCGGTCCTTTACATGCGGATAAATATGGAAAAACTGAGCTATGTACAAGTAATAATTTCCTGCGACTGGCATTGCAATAAACAGATAGCTTTATATTTTATCACTTACATAAACAAGATTGACACGGAGTTTCAGGCTTTCACTACACAATTTTTATCGACATGACattaaataacaacaacaactgtGCTACTCAGACTGGACTTGAGACGAAATGTTGCACTGGATACAAAAGCACATTAATACTAGTAATCGGTTAGGTAAACGTGTAGACGGTATAATACTGAGTAAATTCACATTTGGTACACATTAACTATAACATTCTTTGCAGTCAAGACTAATCATCGCAATATTCGTAAAGCCATCTCATTTTTCCATATATCTAGGGAccacatttttttcacaaaaaaatcccTTAAAACTGTATTATgactatttacaaaataaaatattacatttgaaaCTAGGTAAATCTTTatgtacaaaaaagaaaaagaaaaagaaaataaaacaggaTTTGTCCTGCTGGTGGCATGCAAGTGATCTCCGGTGTGTACAGTGTTCCTCTCAAAAAAGGGAGgggtgataataaaaaaataaaagcttaaaaataacaaacaaacaaacacaaaataaaaatttatatgCATATTGGGGGGAAAGACTGGTAAGCTGGTTGTCGCCTTGCACCACGTCCATGCACGTTTTGCTATACAGTCATTTACCAAGGAAACCCACACATAGCTTATATATGAGGTTCTTCAttctctccctttatctctcactcattctctttctctctgtcacactTTTTAGGTCCTTGCGATCGGGCTGACTTTTCAGTCTTTGATTTTCCAAGCAGTCTTAATTCTGCAGTCTTTCTGTTTTCCTCTCTTTGCTTGTTTGAAAATATTTACACGTACCATTCGTTAAAATTTGACGACAGGGTGCTGTGAGCGGTCGTGTGGTGCACCGTAGACGAGGCTGCCGGCGATATGGAGCTGCTGCTCTGGTTCTCTGTGGACGGAGAGACGATGGTTGGGGGCGTGGAGGACTCGTAGCCTGAGCTGGCTGCTGGGGACGGCTGGGAGCCCTGGGACGTCGACTCGTGGACCttcaaaacaaatagaaaaatcaTGGGAATTAATCattgatatataaatagatatttaTTTCAGGTTGAGAAAAAAGAAGacacaaaatgtattttcaaAGAAAGccataaacatgaaaaaaaaaatatttttgatgttGTCCCCTACCTTCATGTGTTTCCGGAGGGAGCTGGGATGTGTGTACGATTTGTCGCACATTTTGCACAGATATGGCTTATCTGACGTGTGGACGTGCATGTGTTTCTTTCGGTCGCTGCTGTTAGCAAACCTCCTGTCACAGCCGTCAAACTCACACTTAAAAGGTTTTTCACCTACAACACAAAGCGAAGCACAAAACAGACATTTTAAACCAGCGAACTGTTTAAACGCCACCAAAACAAGCTCTGAGAAAATTAAAGTTGTTCCCTATTAAATATCACAAGcgcttaatatataataattcatttaaacaagtgcattttatttttacattaaaaaaaatacaatttagtaCATTTCAATACAATTcttatcataataataattaacatataaaacttcaaaataacacttaaaacaaagacaaaagtaatgcaattagACTGTTCTTATCATAAAAATAAACTGCCAGTCACTGACGATAAACCCAAttattttctgtttcattttctgtttctgtttcatttatatatttttaattattagtgatATTATTTATAAAGGCAatattttagataatgttttttacaattgtttatattttgtgtgtacatatttaaataatgctAACCACATGctttgttcattattattattattattattattattattattattattattattattattattattattatgtcgtATAGTATTCCTGCATTTTTGCTACTTTAAATAAACCCAGAGCATGCAAAATCCAAGCATCTCCAATAATCTTACCTGTGTGAGTCCTCTTGTGTATTTTCAGGTTTTCTGATCGCGCGAACACTTTGCCACAACCGGGAAACGGACAGGGGAAAGGTTTCTCTCCCGTGTGCACGCGGATGTGGTTTACCAGTTTGTATTTGGCCTTGAAGGGCTTGCCCTCCCGCGAGCACTCCTCCCAGAAGCAGATGTGGTTGCTCTGCTCGGGTCCACCGACGTGCTCCACGGTGAGGTGCGTGACGAGCTCGTGCATGGTGCTGAATGTCTTGTTGCACGACTTCTTGGGGCTGCTGAGCTGCTCGGGTTCGACCCACTTGCAGATGAGCTCCTGTTTGATGGGCTGCCGCATGTATCGGAAGAAGGCGCCGGCGCCGTGGTGCGCGGCCGCCACGTTCACGTTCACGGCCCCGTAGCCGTGGAGAGGCGCGGGCGCATAGTGCTCGGGCCGCGGGCTCGCGGCCACGTGGCCGTACTGCTCGGCGGCTGCGCGTCCGTACACGTCGCCCGAGAAGCCCAGGCGCATCTGCCCGTTGACCACGTTGGGCGCCGCCTGCTCGTGCAGCCCGGGGAACAGCAGGTGTCCCGCCGCGTCCGAGGGCGCGTGAGGCGCCGCGAAGCTCCCGGCAGCTGCGGCGGCCGCGGCGGCCGACGCGAAGAGGCCGTGCTGCGCACCTGCCGCCTCGCCAAAGCCGCGGTTACGGAATAGGAAGTCCCGTGTGGAGTTAAATGTGGAGTACGAGCCCACGTGGCCCGCGTGGTGGTGATGCGGGTGGTGCGGGTGATGCGAGTGGTGCGGGTGGCCCAGGGCGGCCGCGGCGGCCGCGTAACCGGGCGCCTGAGAAGAGAACGCCGTTGCCTGGCTCGAGCCCAGGTCGTGGGAGCTGGGGTTCAGCTTAAAAGCGCCCATGCCGTCGGCGAACGGATTTATCCCCAAAGCCACGTCCCTGTCCGACACCTCGCCTGTTGAGTGATGTCTGGAGGAGCCGAAAGTAGTCACTCCAATCGCCGGGTACTGCGCTCCGGTGTCCAGCAGCATCTTCAAGCGTCTGCGGCGGGCGAAGAATGCGAGAATCACACactcgcgcgcgcacacacactcgaGCACACACTCCTCTCTCGACTAGTCTGTCTCTAGAACGGAGTGTTTTTACGCGGGCTTAAAGCGGGCTGCGCAAAAAAGGGAGTCCAACTCCAGTCCCCCTTCTATTTCTATTTACTTTTTTGCGTTGTTGCTTTttgccttttttcctctcttcttctctttcaacCCTGAGGAATTCCCCCCGAAAAAAGTCCGGCCCGTCCGATGCGCGGCGCAAATCATGTGCGGTTTTCTCGTCTCGTGCTGTTTTTTTGCGGTTCGCCTTTCCCGCGGTGCAACTTTTCACCTCCTCAGTCAGGCGGTGAGCTCCAGACTGATAGTCGCAATCATTCCTGCAGATAAATGAATTGAAAAGACAACACAGTCCGACCCCTGATGAATGGGGGagcggggggtggggggagggAGGGGATGGGGAAGAAGGGACAGGATGGGATGGGGAGAAGGGGAGAAGGAGGGGGGTTGCACGTGACCCCATGCCCGGACGACCATTGGAGAGGGTGAGCGCCCCCCCTACACATCCCCCCACCCTCCACTACCGCTCACTTACCGAATAACGGCGCGATTGGTCCGCGCGCATCATCAATCCGCGCTCGTCAGGTTGCATGACTGCGTTTTttcgggataaaaaaaaaaaacacgagagTTGCATGTATGCACTACAGATCCCCATCCCCATGTTTTTGTGCACCATGCACCACAGTATCTCCACTGAGAGCTCAGTCTGTACGCAGGGCTTCTCCAAGGTAAATAAGCACCTGTGTTTAGTAAACAGTCTGGGGCATTTGGTGGGGAAGGTATCGACCAAATGTTTATATGTACAGCTTATATCTATCACATTCCTCAAGAGCAGAAACAGCGACAAAAGGAATCCCTCGAAAAATGTGAAATGCCACTCAGCTTTGTTTAATAATATCGTATCATTTTTTGTTGTCCTCATAAGTCTTGTGCAAACGTACACCGCAACCCTATACTGGTAAAAAATACTGAGCCACACAGGCCGACTTTTAGATATTCATATTacagttatgtttttttccccatAGTGAAGTGCATTCAGATAAAGTTCATATATGCTATTGAACCAATATAGATCCTGTTCTAAATTAACCTAAATGGCCTCACTTACACTGATAGGTTATGTTTGGTCTATAGACACAGTACTAGTGGTGAACAcacatgttattattatttttattattattattattattattattattattattattattattattattattattattattattattattgttgttgttgttgttgttgttatttctatTTTCAGTTCCCTGTTTACACCCTAAAACCTACGGGTCTAATGTTGTGAACCCTAGTGCTGCTAGTGGAATTTGCAAACAGATAATATTTACAATTGCATTACTGCAGCCAACGTTGCTGCTAATGTCATTCGCTCGATGAGGCCGTAATTTTATCATCTATATTTTTATAAGAGAGGTAAAAGAAAGAACGAGAGCGAGGCCGCAGTGTATCACTGTTGCGTGTTCTAAAAGTTGTGGGTTGTCGAAGTTATCAAGTGGGATTTGCGGCGCTCTCTGCAGGAAACTCGGGCGGCTGGAGTTCAAAGCCATACGAGCCATTGGAATAAAATCCGGACTGCAGCCTTCTGCttcatgcattttccaactcattccagccagtgagagagagagagaaagagaaagagagaggacgtGGGACTGTTATCTTCAACATTTTTGTCTGAAGGAACGTGTCTTTCTAAAAGAAATGTGGAGGATGTCTTCAACAGGTGGAAAACGGTAAGAAGGACAAAGCAAAGCGGTCTGGCAATTGCTAGCGGCTTCAGtgtaaagttaaataaagttattCCAAACATATAGCCAAGAAATTGCATGTTCTtgatgttttatctttttttttatacaaaaaataaataaatatgagccGTTTCTTGTGTTTCAcaatatttttgtagttttaataACAAACACTGAGAACTAAATTCATAtagtttcattatttttaagtcctATTTCATAGACAGATGTTTGAAAAGTTTATTAAGCAGCAAAACTTGGACCTTTTTTGACCTGGCTTTTTTCGACATGGACAACACCACCAAAAAAGCCTTGAAATGAACATTTCAAAGCGTTTAAGGCCTTGAGCTCTGAAATGCCTGAAGAGTGCAGCTGCAGCACATATCACACTCCGCTCGACTAATATCTTCACTATCTGTCACTCTTCACACAATGTTTACTTATTTATGACACGGATGATCTGGCAGTGTCACCAAAGGCCTGATAGATCAATCCAGCAGAGACCTCAGGAGACTCTCAAATTGACTTgcattaattattaaatacatatttagtaTCAGAAATATAAGCATGAGGTTGCACACTTGtaggcattattatttttttttttttactttataacaTTATTAAAGAGTGGGCAATGTGCATTGAAATGCGTTTTAATTCAAAAACTACAATAGATTGTTGGCTGTCCTATATATTGTCGCtggtcaagaaaaaaaaatccaacaacaaaaacaaaacaacttttagaaaaaaagggaaaacacgTATTACCTTTCAGTGCACGTCAATGCGAtgagatttttattttagttcatttgtcaTGACAATTCGACTTTACGTAAACCCAGAACAGCCAAATAAATCTTAGGCCAAATGTGGAAAAACAGTAAAATTGCACACCAGAGATACAGGTTTGTCGCGTAACAGCGATTAGAGATTTTAAAACGTTAATTAATCAAGGTTGCTTGTTCAGCCAATGCCGTACTTTAGTTAAATGCATTTACGCATtgataaaaatacttaaagtGATCTTGTGCATCCTGCGACAAAGTAGTAACATGGCAACTTTCAGTGCTCATCATTGCTGTGGGTTATGTCCAGTCAGAATTGCATTGAATGACAATACAAGCTTACGAATGTGGTGCTGTGACATCTTGTCAAAAGACATTAAGGTTTTTACAGCGTCAGAAGTGACTCATCACTCTTAAACAATCCGCCTGAATGCGCGTGGATATTGCACATCTGATATTTGACATGAATCTAATGGTTACTGTTTGACCTCCCCCTTGGGGTCACCGCACACAACAATTCCTGTTTGACTCTGGCTGATTTGATTAAGACACGGCAACCAAGCAGTGATGATCAAGGTAAGAATATTCAATTAGATTTTCCATATGCAAAATTAATTTAACTGAGAGTTGTGGGAGGAGAAAATTGAGTAATTTTAGACCACTAAACTAATTTACATGACACGTAGCCTACAGCCGTTgtgtatacattttaattaattccTGAACACAATTTGAACTTAATAAGCtaaacaatatatgaaaaaaaaaattaaatctattTTCTTAGTTATTATAATTGAATAATTTACAAATTCTGTAATCACCTTCATAATGTTTAATCggatttctttttcattttcaccCACGGCTCTCATTTTCGCAACATTTCATTTTTACAAAAGTTTCAAAATACAGAACCTTACACTCTGTGGGTTtgcacaaaacaacacaaaatgttTCATTTAGAGGCCCTATCTTGGAAAAACACCTCAGCGCTTTGGATAATACCATAAAGCACAACTGGTACCAAAGCTCACTTTTCTGA contains the following coding sequences:
- the zic1 gene encoding zinc finger protein ZIC 1; protein product: MLLDTGAQYPAIGVTTFGSSRHHSTGEVSDRDVALGINPFADGMGAFKLNPSSHDLGSSQATAFSSQAPGYAAAAAALGHPHHSHHPHHPHHHHAGHVGSYSTFNSTRDFLFRNRGFGEAAGAQHGLFASAAAAAAAAGSFAAPHAPSDAAGHLLFPGLHEQAAPNVVNGQMRLGFSGDVYGRAAAEQYGHVAASPRPEHYAPAPLHGYGAVNVNVAAAHHGAGAFFRYMRQPIKQELICKWVEPEQLSSPKKSCNKTFSTMHELVTHLTVEHVGGPEQSNHICFWEECSREGKPFKAKYKLVNHIRVHTGEKPFPCPFPGCGKVFARSENLKIHKRTHTGEKPFKCEFDGCDRRFANSSDRKKHMHVHTSDKPYLCKMCDKSYTHPSSLRKHMKVHESTSQGSQPSPAASSGYESSTPPTIVSPSTENQSSSSISPAASSTVHHTTAHSTLSSNFNEWYV